In a single window of the Zea mays cultivar B73 chromosome 5, Zm-B73-REFERENCE-NAM-5.0, whole genome shotgun sequence genome:
- the LOC100281557 gene encoding beta-catenin-like protein 1, which produces MDAAAVHKRKRPEEADPSAGELDLSAADAVEVLDLRAAKRLLLAFERRLRDNLEARMKYPDDPARFADSEIALHAETDRLRLLAGAPELFPDLVPIGLASSLASLLTHDNVDLAAAAASLLADLTDSEDPSDLAAVQALADALVDANALDLLVHNLSRFSETDPDEAEAVHNTLAVLENLLDLRPNLADKVCGGTKLLRWLLSRVKAREFDANKQYASEILAILLQNSPANQKRLGQINGVDALLQAVAMYKSRDPKTSDEEEMLENLFDCLCCVLMPLENKERFVKAEGVELMIIIMKQKKLAYSSATRTLDFAMTKFPPACERFVDVLGLKTAFAAFMGKIPVNKKNKKESYQEELEERIISLIASLFGGITKGSRRMRLLGKFVENECEKIDRLMELYTRYSDRVKEETERLDSLDLEDLEMDDDERYNRKLEAGLYTLQLIALILGHIWHSGNSQMRARVELLLKQNKLTKQDVKSILEEYHDNIGDLDGPEEKERAQVRTKEIIDAL; this is translated from the exons ATGGACGCCGCCGCCGTTCACAAGCGCAAGCGACCTGAAGAGGCCGACCCAAGCGCGGGGGAGCTCGACCTCTCCGCCGCCGACGCCGTCGAGGTACTCGACCTCCGGGCCGCCAAACGCCTCCTTCTGGCCTTCGAGCGCCGCCTCCGTGACAACCTCGAGGCGCGCATGAAATACCCCGACGACCCTGCCCGCTTTGCAGACTCCGAGATCGCGCTCCACGCCGAGACCGACCGCCTCCGCCTCCTTGCCGGCGCGCCTGAGCTCTTCCCCGACCTCGTCCCCATCGGCCTCGCCTCTTCCCTCGCCTCCCTTCTCACCCACGACAATGTCGATCTCGCAGCTGCCGCCGCATCACTCCTCGCCGACCTCACCGACTCCGAGGACCCCTCCGACCTCGCCGCTGTCCAGGCCCTCGCCGACGCGCTCGTCGACGCCAACGCGCTCGACCTCCTCGTCCACAATCTCTCCCGCTTTTCCGAGACCGACCCCGATGAGGCCGAGGCCGTGCACAACACCCTCGCCGTCCTCGAGAACCTCCTCGACCTCCGCCCCAACCTCGCCGACAAAGTCTGCGGCGGAACCAAGCTTCTACGATGGCTCCTCTCGCGCGTCAAGGCACGCGAGTTCGACGCCAACAAGCAGTACGCCTCCGAAATCCTCGCGATACTCCTGCAGAACAGCCCCGCCAATCAGAAGCGCCTCGGCCAGATCAACGGAGTCGACGCCCTGCTTCAGGCGGTTGCCATGTACAAATCAAGGGACCCAAAGACGTCTGACGAGGAGGAGATGCTCGAGAACCTCTTCGACTGTCTCTGCTGCGTGCTCATGCCCCTGGAGAACAAGGAGAGGTTTGTCAAGGCTGAAGGTGTTGAGCTCATGATCATCATTATGAAACAGAAGAAGCTGGCATACAGCTCTGCGACCCGCACCCTCGATTTTGCCATGACCAAGTTCCCGCCTGCGTGCGAACGATTTGTTGATGTGCTTGGCCTTAAGACTGCTTTTGCGGCCTTCATGGGCAAG ATTCCCgtgaacaagaaaaacaagaaagAGAGTTACCAGGAGGAGCTAGAAGAGCGTATCATTTCACTTATTGCTTCATTGTTTG GTGGTATTACCAAAGGCTCACGAAGGATGAGGCTACTAGGAAAATTTGTTGAGAATGAATGTGAAAAGATAGACCGCCTTATGGAGTTATACACAAG GTATTCAGACAGAGTGAAAGAAGAGACTGAAAGACTTGATAGTCTTGATTTGGAAGATTTAGAG ATGGACGATGATGAGCGGTATAACCGAAAACTCGAAGCTGGGCTTTACACACTGCAG TTAATTGCGCTTATTCTGGGACACATCTGGCACTCTGG GAATTCCCAGATGAGAGCAAGAGTAGAATTACTTCTTAAGCAGAACAAACTTACAAAGCAAGATGtgaagagcatacttgag GAGTACCATGACAACATTGGAGATTTGGATGGACCTGAAGAGAAGGAAAGAGCACAAGTGCGGACCAAGGAAATTATTGACGCGTTGTGA